In Mucilaginibacter celer, one DNA window encodes the following:
- the queG gene encoding tRNA epoxyqueuosine(34) reductase QueG → MQQNKQAYSQLIKNEAQKLGFLFCGIAKAGFLEEEAPRLETWLKQNMHGEMNYMENHFDKRLDPRLLVDGAKSVISLGINYYTDQIQDDPSAPKISKYAYGVDYHAVIKDKLKLLLQIINEKIGEVGGRAFVDSAPVLDKAWARKAGMGWIGKNSNLLNKKAGSFFFLAELIIDLELEYDIAPTADHCGTCTNCIDACPTDAIVGPYVVDGSRCISYLTIELKNEIPAEFKGKMDNWMFGCDVCQDVCPWNRFSVLNTEPAFIAHPDLLHLKKDDWQDITQDVFQKVFKNSAVKRTKFSGLTRNIGFLKD, encoded by the coding sequence ATGCAGCAAAATAAACAGGCATATAGCCAACTCATTAAAAACGAGGCCCAAAAACTTGGTTTTTTGTTTTGCGGCATTGCCAAAGCCGGTTTTTTGGAAGAGGAGGCCCCTCGCCTTGAAACATGGCTTAAACAGAACATGCATGGCGAAATGAATTACATGGAAAACCATTTCGATAAGCGGCTCGATCCCCGCTTGCTGGTTGATGGAGCGAAATCGGTAATCTCATTGGGAATAAATTATTATACCGATCAAATACAGGATGACCCATCTGCACCAAAAATATCCAAATATGCCTACGGCGTTGATTACCATGCCGTAATTAAAGATAAGCTAAAGCTGTTGCTGCAAATTATCAACGAAAAAATTGGCGAGGTAGGCGGCCGCGCCTTTGTTGATTCGGCCCCGGTTTTGGATAAGGCCTGGGCGCGTAAAGCCGGGATGGGCTGGATTGGTAAAAACAGCAACCTGCTTAATAAAAAGGCAGGTTCGTTCTTTTTTTTAGCCGAGCTGATCATCGACCTTGAGTTGGAATATGACATAGCACCCACTGCCGATCATTGCGGCACCTGCACCAATTGTATTGATGCCTGCCCTACCGATGCTATTGTTGGGCCGTATGTTGTTGACGGCAGCCGCTGCATCTCCTATCTCACCATCGAACTAAAAAATGAAATACCCGCCGAATTTAAGGGCAAAATGGACAACTGGATGTTTGGCTGCGATGTTTGCCAGGACGTTTGTCCCTGGAACCGCTTTTCGGTGTTAAACACTGAACCTGCTTTCATCGCTCACCCCGATCTTCTTCATTTAAAAAAAGACGACTGGCAGGATATCACCCAGGATGTTTTTCAAAAAGTATTTAAGAACTCTGCGGTTAAGCGTACCAAATTCAGCG